A genomic region of Photobacterium swingsii contains the following coding sequences:
- a CDS encoding DUF2799 domain-containing protein gives MNKWLLPIFAGLSLSGCVLQPELAFNDDTAWKNYGYETALSGMIKNSEDDLRSRDKMKSLQATGYQAYSDGYELGRTEYCAQNAFILGVKNQAYHGICDRLDWTFRQDYISGRTSRAGRSF, from the coding sequence ATGAATAAATGGCTTCTACCAATTTTTGCGGGCCTGTCATTGTCGGGTTGTGTACTGCAGCCTGAATTGGCATTTAATGACGATACTGCATGGAAAAACTATGGCTATGAAACGGCACTTTCAGGAATGATAAAAAATTCTGAAGATGATCTACGAAGCCGCGATAAAATGAAGTCGTTGCAAGCAACAGGCTATCAAGCCTATAGTGACGGTTATGAGTTAGGGCGAACAGAATATTGTGCACAAAATGCTTTTATACTAGGTGTTAAAAACCAAGCATATCATGGCATTTGTGATCGCTTAGACTGGACGTTTCGACAAGACTATATCAGCGGGCGTACAAGTCGTGCTGGCCGTTCATTTTAA
- a CDS encoding bifunctional metallophosphatase/5'-nucleotidase, with amino-acid sequence MKKQLLTSAILLALSGTTFAADGDITDVTILGTSDIHGHFMPWDYASDKLNMRGSLSQIATKVKQIRQEQDNVILVDAGDTIQGNFVETFKDEPVDPMMLGFNEMSYDVWVLGNHEFDFGLKVLNRSLSQFEGQSLGGNIKRADGNPFLPAHTIIERNGIKIGVIGMDTPMTAVFAEGTNRLDGMTFTNPSLEVKKVIKQIDDKVDAIVLVAHMGLDNENNIKDTGVTDIANANPEIDAIVAGHMHTRIDKAVVNGVIITEPDKYGRALSRIDLQFEERDGKFTLINKDSFTYKIKGTDSDKKMESLYAPYHKRLRENANRVVAELTGTDLVPENEIKGIPQVHIQDTGISALYQEASMYYAPMANVIALQIDNDKAELDVGKIKAKDIAYNYQYAGGEITVYEMTGKELKTYMEWSAGYFNSVKDGDVTYSFNPERRASKYSTNDFFAGVTYTIDLTEPAGKRIKDLKFADNSLITDTTPIRIGMNSYRMGHLTKAGGVLEGRKFPVLFDTEEKFGEEDGTIRNLTIKYLTDVKHGQYEGKPMHRWHLAGLTGFEKEAKVVKDLVNSGKISVPTSDDGRYTNVAAINVKDKIFSSKASMEKALASLQQTIKTAKTDVEKQAAQRDIVLIENLNSF; translated from the coding sequence ATGAAAAAGCAGCTACTTACTTCTGCCATACTTCTTGCGTTAAGCGGTACAACATTTGCGGCGGATGGCGATATTACCGATGTTACTATTCTAGGGACATCTGACATTCATGGTCACTTCATGCCTTGGGACTACGCAAGCGATAAGCTCAATATGCGTGGCAGTCTTAGCCAAATAGCCACTAAGGTGAAACAGATCCGCCAAGAACAAGATAACGTTATTTTGGTGGATGCAGGCGATACCATTCAAGGCAACTTTGTTGAGACATTCAAAGATGAACCAGTCGATCCTATGATGCTTGGGTTCAACGAAATGTCTTACGATGTATGGGTATTAGGTAACCACGAATTCGATTTCGGCTTGAAGGTGCTAAACCGTTCATTATCGCAATTTGAAGGCCAATCATTGGGTGGCAACATTAAACGTGCAGATGGTAACCCTTTCCTTCCAGCTCATACCATCATTGAACGTAATGGCATTAAGATTGGTGTTATCGGCATGGATACACCAATGACCGCTGTTTTTGCAGAAGGGACGAACCGTCTTGATGGCATGACTTTTACTAATCCATCGCTTGAAGTCAAAAAAGTGATCAAGCAAATCGACGACAAAGTTGATGCCATCGTGCTCGTTGCACACATGGGGCTAGATAACGAAAACAACATTAAAGACACTGGTGTAACCGATATCGCCAATGCCAACCCTGAGATTGACGCGATTGTTGCAGGCCACATGCATACCCGTATCGACAAAGCTGTCGTTAACGGCGTGATCATCACTGAACCAGACAAATATGGCCGTGCCCTTTCACGCATTGATCTTCAATTTGAAGAACGTGATGGTAAATTTACGCTAATCAATAAAGACAGCTTTACCTACAAAATCAAAGGCACAGACTCTGATAAAAAAATGGAAAGCCTTTACGCTCCTTACCACAAACGCTTACGTGAAAATGCTAACCGTGTAGTGGCAGAGCTTACTGGAACTGATCTGGTACCTGAAAATGAAATCAAAGGTATTCCACAAGTTCACATTCAAGACACAGGTATTAGTGCGCTATACCAAGAAGCCAGCATGTACTACGCACCAATGGCGAATGTGATTGCGTTACAGATTGACAACGACAAAGCTGAACTGGATGTGGGTAAAATCAAAGCGAAAGACATTGCTTACAACTACCAATACGCTGGCGGCGAAATCACTGTTTATGAAATGACAGGTAAAGAACTGAAGACCTATATGGAATGGTCAGCAGGTTACTTTAACAGCGTGAAAGACGGTGACGTTACTTATAGTTTTAACCCTGAGCGTCGAGCGTCCAAATACTCCACCAATGACTTCTTTGCTGGCGTGACTTACACCATCGACTTAACGGAGCCCGCAGGCAAACGTATTAAAGATCTGAAATTCGCTGACAACAGTCTGATCACTGACACAACACCGATTCGAATTGGTATGAACAGCTACCGTATGGGCCACTTAACCAAAGCAGGTGGCGTATTGGAAGGTCGTAAATTCCCTGTTCTTTTTGATACTGAAGAAAAGTTTGGCGAAGAAGATGGCACCATTCGTAACTTAACCATCAAATACTTAACTGACGTTAAGCATGGTCAATACGAAGGTAAACCCATGCATCGCTGGCATTTAGCAGGACTAACGGGTTTTGAAAAAGAAGCGAAAGTCGTTAAAGATCTTGTGAATAGTGGCAAAATCTCAGTACCAACCAGTGACGATGGTCGTTATACCAATGTGGCTGCCATCAATGTAAAAGATAAAATCTTTAGCAGCAAAGCCAGCATGGAAAAAGCGCTAGCGAGCTTACAACAAACGATTAAAACAGCGAAAACAGACGTTGAGAAGCAAGCAGCTCAGCGTGATATCGTTCTAATCGAAAACTTGAATAGCTTTTAA
- the ald gene encoding alanine dehydrogenase, with the protein MIIGVPKEIKVHEYRVGMVPASVSEAVAHGHKVYVETLAGSGIGFSDQDYIDAGAQILPTATDVFAEAEMIVKVKEPQAVERAMLREGQILFTYLHLAPDPEQTIDLINSKAVCIAYETVTDNQGRLPLLAPMSEVAGRMSIQAGAFALEKSKGGRGMLLGGVPGVEPAKVVIIGGGVVGANAAQMAVGLRANVVVLDRNIDVLRHLDAQFGGDVQCVYSTKDAIEKHVLEADLVIGGVLVAGAAAPKLVTAEMIKAMKPGAAIVDVAIDQGGCVETSHATTHSDPTYIVDDVVHYCVANMPGAVARTSTFALNNVTLPYILQLADKGYKQALQDDKHLLNGLNVYRGQITCEEVSEALDMPYIAPEAAIA; encoded by the coding sequence ATGATTATTGGCGTACCTAAGGAAATTAAAGTTCATGAATACCGTGTGGGTATGGTTCCAGCATCTGTAAGTGAAGCAGTAGCGCATGGCCATAAAGTATATGTAGAAACGCTAGCGGGCTCAGGCATTGGATTTAGTGATCAAGACTATATCGATGCAGGTGCACAAATTCTGCCAACAGCTACAGATGTTTTCGCTGAAGCTGAAATGATTGTTAAAGTTAAAGAACCGCAGGCTGTTGAGCGTGCGATGCTTCGTGAAGGTCAAATTCTATTTACCTACCTTCACCTTGCCCCAGATCCAGAACAAACGATTGACCTAATTAACAGCAAAGCGGTATGTATCGCTTACGAAACAGTAACTGATAATCAAGGTCGTCTACCACTTCTAGCTCCTATGTCAGAAGTTGCTGGTCGTATGTCTATCCAAGCCGGTGCTTTTGCCCTAGAGAAATCAAAAGGCGGCCGCGGCATGCTACTAGGTGGTGTACCAGGTGTTGAGCCAGCGAAAGTTGTTATCATCGGTGGTGGTGTGGTTGGTGCTAACGCTGCACAAATGGCCGTTGGCTTACGTGCAAACGTTGTAGTGCTTGACCGTAACATTGATGTACTTCGTCACTTAGACGCGCAGTTTGGTGGCGATGTTCAGTGTGTTTACTCAACCAAAGATGCGATTGAAAAACACGTACTAGAAGCAGATCTTGTTATCGGTGGTGTACTGGTAGCAGGCGCAGCAGCACCAAAACTGGTTACTGCTGAAATGATTAAAGCGATGAAACCTGGTGCTGCAATTGTAGATGTTGCTATCGACCAAGGTGGCTGTGTTGAAACATCGCACGCAACCACGCACAGTGACCCAACATACATTGTTGATGACGTTGTTCACTACTGTGTAGCTAACATGCCAGGTGCGGTTGCACGTACATCTACGTTTGCACTGAACAATGTAACGCTTCCATACATCCTTCAACTAGCTGACAAAGGCTACAAACAAGCACTACAAGATGATAAACATCTTCTTAACGGCTTGAATGTTTACCGTGGCCAAATTACTTGCGAAGAAGTGTCTGAGGCATTAGATATGCCATACATCGCACCAGAAGCTGCTATTGCGTAA
- the arsJ gene encoding organoarsenical effux MFS transporter ArsJ, protein MIATFSQLPQQVRQYILVTFNYWNFTVTDGALRMLVVLHFHHLGYTPLQIASLFLFYEFFGVVTNLIGGWLGARLGLNKTMNIGLAMQVTALLMLAVPADSLTVLWVMLAQAISGIAKDLNKMSAKSAIKTLVPNDQQGALYKWIAILTGSKNALKGAGFFLGGLLLAWLGFQGAVVLMASVLMAVLIMSLIWLEKDLGKAKKAIKFKEIFSKSRSINILSADRMFLFGARDVWFVVALPIYLGQVFGWDHLWVGGFLALWVIAYGFVQGFAPRITGKAQGIVPDGRVAMIWVALLALITGAIALGVQYNWQPQFTIVFGLLVFGAVFAVNSSLHSYLIVSYAKGDGVSLDVGFYYMANAMGRLIGTILSGWVYQEAGLAACLWVSFGFLVVTTLISIGLPQHKTVSA, encoded by the coding sequence ATGATCGCGACTTTTTCACAATTACCCCAGCAAGTGCGCCAATACATCTTGGTGACGTTTAATTACTGGAATTTTACCGTTACTGATGGTGCATTACGTATGCTCGTGGTGTTGCATTTTCACCACTTGGGTTACACACCGCTACAAATAGCGTCTTTGTTCTTGTTTTATGAGTTCTTTGGAGTAGTCACTAACCTTATTGGGGGGTGGCTTGGTGCTAGGCTTGGTTTAAATAAAACCATGAATATTGGTTTAGCCATGCAGGTCACGGCGTTGTTAATGCTCGCTGTTCCCGCCGATTCACTGACAGTGTTGTGGGTTATGCTTGCACAGGCTATTTCTGGCATAGCTAAAGACCTGAATAAAATGAGTGCGAAAAGCGCGATCAAAACGTTAGTACCAAACGATCAACAAGGTGCTTTGTACAAGTGGATTGCCATTCTGACTGGGTCGAAAAATGCCTTAAAAGGTGCAGGTTTCTTCTTAGGTGGACTCTTGCTGGCTTGGCTCGGCTTCCAAGGTGCGGTTGTGCTAATGGCATCTGTGCTGATGGCTGTACTCATCATGAGCCTGATTTGGCTTGAAAAAGACTTAGGTAAAGCCAAAAAAGCCATCAAGTTTAAAGAGATTTTCTCTAAGAGTCGTAGCATTAATATCTTGTCAGCCGATCGAATGTTTTTGTTCGGTGCGCGTGATGTCTGGTTTGTCGTCGCGCTTCCTATTTACCTAGGGCAAGTGTTTGGTTGGGATCATTTATGGGTGGGTGGTTTCCTTGCACTTTGGGTGATCGCCTATGGCTTTGTGCAAGGCTTTGCGCCGCGCATTACAGGTAAAGCACAAGGTATTGTTCCTGATGGTCGTGTCGCTATGATTTGGGTTGCCTTGCTAGCTCTTATTACGGGTGCCATAGCTTTAGGTGTTCAATATAACTGGCAGCCACAATTCACGATAGTTTTTGGTTTACTTGTTTTTGGCGCTGTATTTGCTGTTAATTCATCGCTGCACTCATACCTCATTGTGAGTTACGCAAAAGGTGATGGGGTGTCTTTAGATGTCGGTTTTTACTATATGGCAAATGCGATGGGGCGCTTAATTGGTACGATCTTATCTGGTTGGGTGTACCAAGAAGCAGGTTTAGCGGCTTGTCTGTGGGTCTCGTTTGGGTTCTTAGTTGTCACGACATTGATCTCTATCGGCTTACCTCAACATAAAACTGTTTCTGCATAG
- a CDS encoding ArsJ-associated glyceraldehyde-3-phosphate dehydrogenase produces MAIKVGINGFGRIGRLALRAAFDWQDVEFVQINDVAGDATTLGHLLEFDSVQGRWGHQVGVDGDTLVVNGQRIRCTQARDINDVDWSECDVVLEATGVHRKTAMLQQYLDQGVKRVVVSAPVKEEGVLNVVVGVNDHLYNPEQHRIVTAASCTTNCIAPIVKVIHEKLGIEQSSFTTIHDLTNTQTILDAPHKDLRRARACGMSLIPTTTGSATAIVEIFPELAGKINGHAVRVPLANASLTDIIFDVSRDTTAEEVNALLQAAAEGEMKGVLGFEARPLVSIDYKGDQRSTIVDALSTMVVNNRMVKVYAWYDNEMGYATRTAELIRKVGA; encoded by the coding sequence ATGGCTATTAAAGTAGGTATTAACGGTTTTGGTCGTATCGGTCGTTTAGCATTACGTGCGGCATTTGATTGGCAAGATGTAGAGTTTGTACAAATAAATGATGTTGCAGGTGATGCAACAACCTTAGGCCACTTACTTGAGTTCGATTCAGTTCAAGGCCGCTGGGGTCATCAAGTTGGCGTGGATGGCGACACTTTAGTGGTTAATGGACAACGTATTCGTTGTACGCAAGCGCGTGACATTAATGATGTTGATTGGTCTGAGTGTGATGTTGTTCTTGAGGCGACGGGTGTGCACCGTAAAACGGCGATGCTACAACAATACCTCGACCAAGGTGTTAAGCGTGTTGTCGTTTCTGCACCTGTTAAAGAGGAAGGTGTCTTGAATGTGGTTGTTGGTGTTAACGATCATCTTTACAACCCTGAGCAACACCGCATCGTAACAGCAGCGTCATGTACTACGAACTGCATTGCACCAATTGTAAAAGTTATTCATGAGAAATTGGGTATTGAGCAATCTTCATTTACGACAATTCACGATTTAACCAATACCCAAACAATTTTGGATGCGCCGCATAAAGATCTTCGCCGTGCCCGTGCGTGTGGAATGAGCTTGATCCCAACTACGACAGGCTCAGCAACAGCAATCGTTGAAATCTTCCCAGAGCTAGCAGGCAAAATTAACGGTCATGCGGTACGTGTGCCATTAGCAAATGCTTCATTAACCGATATTATTTTTGATGTAAGTCGTGATACGACTGCGGAAGAAGTTAATGCGTTACTGCAAGCAGCCGCTGAAGGTGAAATGAAAGGTGTACTCGGTTTTGAAGCGCGTCCTCTCGTATCGATTGACTACAAAGGTGACCAACGCTCAACCATCGTTGATGCATTGTCTACCATGGTTGTGAATAATCGCATGGTAAAGGTGTACGCGTGGTACGACAACGAAATGGGCTACGCAACACGTACAGCCGAACTGATCCGTAAAGTGGGCGCATAA
- a CDS encoding glycerophosphodiester phosphodiesterase family protein, translating into MISGHRGARALAPENTLAGIKKAAECGTTWVEMDVQLSADRVPVMIHDKTVNRCTNGRGSVGKMSLETLKQLDANAKFSGADKDLYSEEQIPTLEEALLLCEQLGITMNLEIKIHRKTEVLPLVEQIVKTVKQLNFPLDKLVFSSFDLGVLTYCKTLYPEVRRGLITSKNKRNMMRKAQELSLYSIHYDQSKLTENMATKIKAAGLQLHIWTMNEPDKAAMFRSWGVDNIITDYPNQF; encoded by the coding sequence ATGATTTCAGGACATCGTGGTGCGCGAGCATTAGCACCAGAAAATACCCTTGCAGGGATTAAAAAAGCCGCTGAGTGTGGTACAACTTGGGTCGAGATGGACGTTCAATTAAGCGCTGATCGGGTTCCAGTAATGATCCACGATAAAACAGTGAACCGCTGTACTAATGGCCGTGGTAGCGTTGGAAAGATGTCGCTGGAAACATTAAAACAACTTGATGCAAACGCCAAGTTCAGCGGTGCTGACAAAGATTTATATAGTGAAGAGCAAATACCTACCCTCGAAGAAGCACTACTCCTTTGTGAGCAGCTTGGTATTACAATGAATTTAGAAATTAAGATCCATCGTAAAACCGAAGTACTTCCCTTAGTCGAACAAATTGTAAAAACCGTTAAACAGCTGAATTTCCCACTCGATAAGCTCGTCTTTTCAAGTTTTGATCTTGGTGTACTCACCTACTGTAAAACGCTGTACCCGGAAGTACGTCGTGGCCTTATTACTTCAAAGAACAAACGTAATATGATGAGAAAGGCACAAGAATTGTCGCTTTACAGCATTCATTACGATCAGAGTAAACTCACCGAAAATATGGCAACCAAGATTAAAGCAGCAGGATTGCAATTACATATCTGGACAATGAATGAGCCCGATAAAGCCGCGATGTTTCGCTCATGGGGTGTCGATAACATCATCACTGATTACCCGAATCAATTTTAG
- the pnuC gene encoding nicotinamide riboside transporter PnuC produces MDFIAWFDINNTLINIPIGGGYAMSWIEAIGTIFGLLCIWNASQEKTINYLFGLINVTLFAIIFYQIQLYGILLLQLFFFCANLYGWYAWTRPASENGDMLEVRWLSKQKLSYTVAVSVLAIGLMTIYIDPFFLALANISVDGLNLLGADLARPTLEPDAFPFWDSVMTVLSVVAQILMTRKYVENWILWVVINIISVGIYAAQGVYALSIEYAILLFIAMNGTRTWMGTAKQNQNKTTETANELA; encoded by the coding sequence ATGGACTTTATCGCTTGGTTCGATATCAATAACACCCTTATCAACATCCCTATTGGTGGCGGCTACGCTATGTCGTGGATTGAAGCCATCGGAACAATTTTTGGCTTACTGTGTATTTGGAATGCCAGCCAAGAAAAAACGATTAACTACTTATTTGGCTTAATTAATGTCACGTTGTTTGCCATCATTTTTTACCAAATCCAGCTATATGGCATTTTGCTACTGCAACTGTTTTTCTTTTGCGCCAACCTTTATGGCTGGTACGCATGGACTAGACCTGCATCTGAAAATGGTGACATGCTTGAAGTACGTTGGCTCAGCAAACAAAAACTGTCTTACACGGTTGCTGTAAGTGTGCTAGCCATAGGCCTCATGACCATTTACATCGACCCATTCTTCTTAGCACTCGCCAATATTAGCGTCGATGGCCTAAACCTGTTGGGTGCAGACTTAGCCCGCCCAACGCTAGAACCTGATGCATTCCCATTTTGGGATTCTGTTATGACAGTGCTTTCTGTGGTAGCCCAAATCTTAATGACCCGTAAATATGTTGAGAATTGGATTTTATGGGTCGTGATTAACATCATCAGTGTCGGTATTTATGCCGCTCAAGGTGTATATGCACTATCTATCGAGTACGCTATTTTGCTATTCATTGCGATGAACGGTACACGTACATGGATGGGGACAGCAAAACAGAATCAAAATAAAACAACTGAAACAGCAAACGAGTTAGCGTAA
- a CDS encoding HAD family hydrolase, whose protein sequence is MQAICFDFDGTLIDSEVFHAQNWSNYIASVGGDISQPQFLSHYAGLPWPKVAAEMKNQFSLTQEIHHILHDMEALTREMLQKGHIPAMPGVDNALKQLHGQCPLMVVTGSPREYVEGILDRLGWLSLFDGVVTGQDVENNKPSPEIYQLACKQLNEQPDRVIAVEDSLTGITSSLSAGLPTILVNPELPQWNMDVHDSFSSMEEAQVLLHRMIA, encoded by the coding sequence ATGCAGGCTATTTGTTTCGATTTTGATGGTACATTGATAGATTCAGAAGTTTTTCACGCACAAAATTGGTCTAACTATATTGCCTCTGTAGGGGGCGATATTTCACAACCTCAGTTTCTATCTCATTACGCAGGGCTGCCTTGGCCTAAAGTTGCGGCAGAGATGAAAAATCAATTTTCATTGACTCAAGAAATCCATCATATTTTGCATGATATGGAAGCGCTAACCCGCGAAATGCTGCAAAAAGGACATATTCCAGCAATGCCTGGTGTGGACAATGCACTTAAGCAGTTACACGGGCAGTGTCCATTAATGGTAGTGACAGGGTCACCTCGGGAATATGTTGAAGGGATATTAGACCGATTAGGCTGGTTATCACTTTTTGACGGTGTCGTGACGGGGCAGGATGTCGAGAATAACAAACCGTCTCCAGAAATTTATCAATTGGCTTGTAAACAATTAAATGAGCAACCTGATCGTGTCATCGCTGTAGAAGACAGCCTTACGGGGATCACGTCTTCGTTATCTGCTGGGTTGCCGACAATATTGGTGAACCCTGAACTTCCGCAGTGGAATATGGATGTTCATGATTCATTTTCATCGATGGAGGAAGCGCAAGTGCTGCTGCATCGAATGATAGCGTAA